The Anthonomus grandis grandis chromosome 16, icAntGran1.3, whole genome shotgun sequence genome includes the window GTTGCTAACATGGTAGTCACCtttttgacaacaaaaaatacGGAATCTACAGGTCTCGACTTGTAGATCAAAAAGcgcataatagattttttttagaggtttttccacaaaaaaaataaaaacgctatTCTTCTATTCACCCTTAATGTGGGGTGAATAGAAACACCCATTTAAATTGGTCAAATTTGCTATTCTACCCACACGAGGTCGAATAGGAACActcgaaaaaaattttaaattgataaaaaaaatataaatacacaaaaaaactgacaaaaacaccaattttacaaaaaaaaaacatttatttctatagaaatgtaacaagtttaaacatattatttaaattaaacaactttgatgccagttaaattttaaaatgtctcttCTTGACGTAGATGCTTCTATCTCGTCATGAACTGGGAAAACCTCTCCAACAACCTGGCTAAAATGAAAGGTGCAAACATCCGGAACTTCTGGAAATCCATAAATATATCCTGACGAGTGTTTGGTGGGGCGACTTCTTAAGAAAGTGGCTTCAATGTCATTTTCTGTAATATTAGTTACTTGtccgataaaatatttatttctttgtctATTTCGATATTTTGTTGGAAAACACACCAGAAGCCAAGTTCCTTTATCTATTAAATCAAGCGAAATAGGAGAAACACATCGGAACAATTTACCATCAAAGCAGACTGATGCTGATGAATTATTTATATCCAACTTATTCTCAGACTTATCAGTGAAACTTGGTAGTGAAGTGGCCATTTCTGAGTCTGCATCTAAAGAATGATCTTGATCTTTTTCCATTTCAGAGTCTTCACTTGAAGAATCTTGAGCTTTTGCCATTATTGGCATGAAATTACTAAGGGGCAAATTCATTTTCGGGTCTGAATCTTCATCTAAGGTTTCCATACGTCTTTCCAAATAATTATCCCCTTGATCGCCTTTATCTAACGGCTATGGCCTAGTTGTATTTTCGCAATTGTTTAATCATGATATCTATAGATATAGTATTTATACGCCCAACTGTCAAGAAAACTCGATTTTGAGGAAATGGCGCTTGATTCCTTGTTCGTTAACAGTATCCATTTGTCCCTATCCACTAAATGGGTGAAAAATATTTCAGCACGAAAATATACCTGAAAGAACTGTAATATGCGTTAAACATCCATAAAACTTCAAGATCAACTTCTGTATGACAGTACCAAAGCATCACCGCAAATTTGTTTGTGACATCGATTCATTTTAATCACAGGACGTCGTTATTTGAAAACCATTCAAGTTCGTGAGCCCTTGAAACCCAAGGGTCAAtgaatgttttcaaataacGATATCCCAGTAGTTTTGATTAATCTATATTAGTATAGGTTggtgtaaatattaatttatttttttagccatttgatttttttattcctattcttattatttaagttattttaggtTTACTTAGCGGTTCATCCTTTTTTTAGTCGATAAGCATCACTTATTAAGACACTATATTGAATATACGTGAAAACTacaattttatactttttaaggCATGTTGtatattaaactaataattatttaaaaaaaaaagtgttttcttgTATGTTTGTTTCGCAAACTTAAGCACTGGAATATGGAAatgtaaaaaagaacaattgatAATTGAAATAGAAAGAAACAGAAATTACTATGCAGATCTTAAATCGAAAACAAGGTCTGATTTAACATCCCCCTCGGGTTTTTCCTCCCCGACCTCGAACAACTCGTGCAATTGATTACTTTCTACATCAGCCTTTTCGCCGAccataattttaacttttccGATTTTTTCTTCGACCTCTTCACGAATAGCGCGTCCGCTTAAGCTTTTGTGCTGAATATTTTCCTCATCGAACGGAAGTAGTTCGGAAACTTCATTCGAAAACGCTTTGGTCGGATCCACTGAGGATGTCGAAGTGCCTTTCGCTGATTGGGTCTCTTGGTTATCTTCGCTGGAAAAAATGCGTTAAAATGAGAAAAGAATAAGACACTAAGCACGggtttttcaagaaaatttggatagtaaaagaacaaaaaaagaagcaCGACGACTGGTCTGCTCTGGCAAAAGCGGGTGCAGACAAACCGCATAGGGATGTTGagtatcattttttatttaaattgaattaccATGACTTGCATTAAGCTACTAATTGAGCAAAGATATGTATGAAACAAGGGAAAAAAAGATATATGGTAGTAAGGATCGATAAGGGAAAGTTTCGTCCGATTACTAACGTCAGGTCATATCCGGAAGAAATAGAGCTTCATGAGGCGTTAGTGGAGGTATTGAAGAAAGCACAAAAAAGTGGGAAGACAAACaaggaaaaataaagaaaacttataattatgtataatacaaaacttattttataaagcGTATTTAGTGAAGAAGAAATAAAGGTTTTGGCCTTAAGACCAGCAGGGAatgaaaagactattttttctgttattaaaaagtatatCAGTGTTATATTGATAAGTCTCAAATGTATGCATATTGGAAAACTCAACTAATTGGTACTGGGGATAGAATAAAGTATACGTTTTCTAAGCCTATTTCCATATAAATAGACTCTTAAATaatcaattatattaaaaaatttagaaagtaaGTGTTGAGTAACGGTGTATGAAATGGTTAGTTACTGGAgtatatacaggttggcgaatagaaGACTACACATTATATGGGTATTTATATCCCTTCCCAAAAAGTTCAattgattaaatggttttatggaggcaattcggcagtataATGCAAGGTACCGATTCCTTGtcctaaaactattttaaaatgtcGTGTCAAATTTTAAGACCAATCTTTTTGCCTCCAAGAATGTAGAAATGGTCACATCAAAGTTCAAGAACCACTTATTGAAAGAGAGATAGAACGgtgggaagaaatggtttgtagtgctTTAGTTTTGGATTCAACAGGATCGAGCAGAA containing:
- the LOC126745544 gene encoding uncharacterized protein LOC126745544; the protein is MSFRTDTFIIIRYGPYNAYGTIDHRTQKLTGLCGALTGLGYEFILVPINEYNRMSVEIYDREIFRCDIRNLMFNMPIEEDPVGQRALAAIEEARRRMCAVESEDNQETQSAKGTSTSSVDPTKAFSNEVSELLPFDEENIQHKSLSGRAIREEVEEKIGKVKIMVGEKADVESNQLHELFEVGEEKPEGDVKSDLVFDLRSA